A genomic stretch from Cryomorphaceae bacterium 1068 includes:
- a CDS encoding OmpA family protein, protein MSNTYSKAILLIFTIVTLTSCVPNGKFMDVSQKQEACERENEQLRLQNEKLSTELNEFDTKYNVSERKIDALKSDTAVLGNSLRILRKQYDKINTLNDQLLSKTASLREGTEAEKQTLMAELETVRLSLLEKEDALNQLETALNTKEEELLEREAKLTELRAAITEKDSLMNALRQSVSDALLGFEGNGLTIEKRNGRVYVSMEAKLLFATGETAVDKKGQEVIIDLARALGNRDDLDIVVEGHTDTDEFQRSTFPRNNWDLSVLRATSVINIMLANSDINPEMLVAAGRSQYMPIDPNNKAKNRRIEIILSPKLNELLEMVSED, encoded by the coding sequence ATGTCAAATACTTATTCCAAAGCAATCCTTCTCATTTTTACAATTGTCACCCTTACATCTTGTGTTCCTAATGGAAAATTTATGGATGTATCACAAAAGCAAGAAGCGTGTGAACGTGAAAATGAGCAGCTGAGGCTCCAGAATGAAAAGTTGAGCACAGAATTGAATGAGTTCGACACAAAGTATAATGTGTCTGAGCGAAAAATTGACGCATTGAAATCTGATACGGCGGTATTGGGGAATAGCTTGCGCATCTTGAGAAAACAATACGACAAGATCAACACTTTGAATGATCAACTTCTTTCCAAGACTGCGAGCTTGCGCGAAGGTACGGAAGCAGAGAAGCAAACCTTGATGGCTGAGCTTGAAACAGTTCGACTGTCTCTCTTAGAAAAAGAGGATGCATTGAACCAACTGGAAACAGCATTGAATACGAAAGAGGAAGAGCTTTTAGAAAGAGAGGCAAAGCTTACAGAGTTACGAGCAGCGATCACTGAGAAGGACTCGTTGATGAACGCTTTACGGCAAAGTGTTTCTGACGCTTTACTTGGTTTTGAAGGCAATGGACTCACGATTGAAAAGCGAAATGGTCGCGTATATGTAAGCATGGAGGCAAAGCTGCTGTTTGCCACTGGAGAAACTGCTGTGGATAAGAAGGGGCAAGAAGTGATTATTGATTTAGCCAGAGCTCTTGGCAATAGAGACGATCTTGACATCGTAGTAGAAGGTCATACCGATACTGATGAATTTCAGAGATCTACCTTTCCACGTAACAACTGGGATCTAAGTGTTCTCAGAGCCACTTCTGTTATAAATATCATGCTGGCCAATTCAGACATCAACCCTGAAATGCTAGTGGCTGCGGGAAGAAGTCAATATATGCCCATTGACCCGAACAACAAGGCGAAAAATCGACGAATTGAAATTATCCTTTCGCCTAAATTGAATGAATTGCTTGAAATGGTGAGCGAGGATTAA
- the radA gene encoding DNA repair protein RadA, producing MAKSKSVFFCQNCGFESPKWQGKCPSCGEWNTFIEETVVKSKKGFSSERKKESLPVAISEVQSETGKRNHTGDAEADRVLGGGMVPGSLVLIAGEPGIGKSTLLLQTSLKYEKANVLYVSGEESKAQIADRASRIGELNPKCFLLTETDPDAIIEHASSLKPDFIVIDSVQTLNASWIESSPGSISQIRESAARLMRFAKEEGVTLFLIGHITKEGNIAGPKVLEHMVDAVLLFEGDQNHVFRLLRCTKNRFGSTNELGIYRMEGSGLQSVENPSELLLSGYADNLSGSAAAAIIEGIRPLIIEVQALVSTAVYGTPQRSATGYDVKRLNMLLAVLEKRCGFKLAGKDVFLNIAGGLKIHDPSIDLAVVAAVLSSSEDLSLPRQTCFAGEVGLSGEIRPINRIEQRIAEADKLGFKSIFISKHHQLSKSALSGKLEIHSVGHVRDMLTEMFG from the coding sequence ATGGCTAAATCGAAATCTGTTTTCTTTTGCCAGAATTGTGGTTTTGAATCGCCTAAGTGGCAAGGCAAATGTCCTTCTTGCGGAGAGTGGAACACCTTTATTGAAGAAACTGTCGTGAAATCAAAAAAGGGATTCTCCTCAGAGAGAAAAAAGGAGAGCTTGCCCGTGGCCATAAGTGAAGTGCAAAGTGAGACCGGCAAGCGCAACCATACTGGTGATGCAGAGGCAGATCGCGTTTTGGGGGGCGGAATGGTCCCCGGATCGTTGGTTTTAATAGCCGGTGAGCCAGGCATTGGAAAATCGACTCTTCTACTTCAGACCTCTTTAAAATACGAAAAGGCAAATGTGCTATATGTATCCGGAGAGGAGAGCAAAGCCCAAATTGCTGATCGGGCCTCACGAATCGGGGAACTCAACCCAAAGTGTTTCCTACTTACCGAAACCGATCCTGATGCTATTATTGAACACGCAAGTAGCCTCAAACCTGATTTTATTGTGATAGACTCCGTTCAAACGCTGAATGCGTCGTGGATTGAATCTTCACCGGGATCGATTAGTCAGATCAGGGAAAGCGCCGCTCGACTAATGCGATTTGCCAAAGAAGAAGGAGTCACGCTCTTTTTAATCGGGCATATTACCAAAGAGGGAAACATTGCAGGACCGAAAGTCCTGGAGCATATGGTAGACGCTGTCCTTCTTTTTGAAGGGGACCAGAATCATGTCTTTCGCTTGCTCAGATGTACTAAAAATCGATTTGGTAGCACAAATGAATTGGGCATTTACCGCATGGAAGGTTCAGGACTTCAAAGTGTAGAAAACCCTTCGGAACTTTTGCTGAGTGGCTATGCTGATAATTTAAGCGGCTCCGCAGCTGCAGCCATTATTGAAGGAATTCGCCCACTCATCATAGAGGTTCAAGCCTTGGTGAGTACCGCCGTTTATGGAACTCCTCAACGATCAGCTACGGGTTATGATGTCAAGCGCCTCAACATGCTACTGGCCGTTCTCGAAAAGAGATGTGGGTTTAAATTGGCGGGCAAAGATGTCTTTTTGAATATTGCAGGAGGACTCAAAATACACGATCCTTCCATTGATCTCGCGGTAGTTGCGGCAGTATTGTCGTCGAGTGAAGATTTAAGCCTGCCACGCCAAACTTGTTTTGCAGGTGAGGTCGGCTTATCAGGAGAAATAAGACCCATCAATAGAATTGAACAACGCATTGCTGAAGCGGATAAACTTGGATTCAAATCCATTTTCATCTCCAAACACCATCAACTCTCTAAGTCTGCTCTATCGGGTAAACTGGAAATTCACTCGGTAGGACATGTGCGCGATATGCTCACGGAAATGTTTGGTTAA